From Halorussus lipolyticus:
GCCGTCACGGCGCTGGTTCCGAACGCGCCGTGGGCCTCGATGGTCTTGCAGTCGGCTTGGACGCCCGCGCCGCCGCCCGAATCGCTCCCCGCGACGGTGAGCGCGACGGGTTTCTCGACAGGTGCCGGTATTCGGGTCTGCGTGGTTGTCGGTCGGCTTTCGTCGCTCATTTATCCAGTGGTAAAACAGAGTGGTACTTAGAGATAGGTGGTCGGAACGCGGCGAGTCGAGTCCCACTGCTCTCAGCCTCGTATGGACGCCCTTTTAAGCCCGCGAGACCGTATCTATCCCTATGATTTTCGAGAACCTGCCGACGACACCAACGTCGGAGGAACTCATCGACAAGGCCTTCTCGCGGTCTGCGCGGGCCGGACGCGCCAAGAGCGGCGCAGAGGCCCAGCAGTCGATGCTCCAGACGGCGTCGAACATCCTGAGCGACAACATGCAGAACGTCGCGGCGGAGTGGCCCGACTTCGACGAGGTTCACCCCTTCTACTACGAACTTGCCGACGCTATCGTGGACGTGGACGAACTGCGCCAGAGCCTGTCCGAAATCCAGTGGGCCAGTCGAAAGACCCACAGCATCGGCCGGGAGTATCAGGGCAAACTGACCGGCGACGCCGACGCGGACCGCAAGATTCGCAAGCAGGGCTTCGCCCGCCTCGCCGACATCGTGGAGGAGGTCTCCGACGACCTGAATCGCGTGGGCCAAGCCCACCAAGACCTGCGGCGACTCCCCGAAATCGACCCCGACGAACCGACCATCGTGGTCGCGGGCTACCCCAACGTGGGGAAGTCCTCGTTCGTCAACGAGGTCACGAACGCCCGGAACGAAATCGCGGAGTACCCCTTCACGACCAAGGGCGTCCGTGTGGGCCACTTCGACCACCAGCGCATTCGCTACCAAATCGTGGACACGCCCGGTCTGCTGGACCGCCCCGAGGACGAGCGCAACGACATCGAGAATCAGGCGGTCTCGGCGCTGACCCACCTCGCGGACGCCATCCTGTTCGTCGTGGACGCCAGCGGTTACTGCGGCTACCCGCTGGAGGACCAGCTAGAACTTCGGGACGCCCTCGCCGAGCGGTTCGCCGACGTGCCGGTGCTGACGGTCTGCAACAAGTCGGACCTCTCGACCGACGTGGAG
This genomic window contains:
- a CDS encoding NOG1 family protein, whose product is MIFENLPTTPTSEELIDKAFSRSARAGRAKSGAEAQQSMLQTASNILSDNMQNVAAEWPDFDEVHPFYYELADAIVDVDELRQSLSEIQWASRKTHSIGREYQGKLTGDADADRKIRKQGFARLADIVEEVSDDLNRVGQAHQDLRRLPEIDPDEPTIVVAGYPNVGKSSFVNEVTNARNEIAEYPFTTKGVRVGHFDHQRIRYQIVDTPGLLDRPEDERNDIENQAVSALTHLADAILFVVDASGYCGYPLEDQLELRDALAERFADVPVLTVCNKSDLSTDVEADAYMSVENDENVDEVLDTAVEAVGYEPELPFDDEQN